The following are from one region of the Capsicum annuum cultivar UCD-10X-F1 chromosome 1, UCD10Xv1.1, whole genome shotgun sequence genome:
- the LOC107849390 gene encoding mitochondrial import inner membrane translocase subunit PAM16 like 1 isoform X3 — protein MDDLHDVHFQFPHLDYLVPNFTMAARILANLIVMGTTILARSFVQAYRQALANASKNGVAQEAVQNIKRASKTMTEAEARQILGVTENSSWEEIVQRYDNLFERNAKNGSFYLQSKVHRAKECLEAIHQPKEPEEK, from the exons ATGGATGATTTGCATGAT GTTCATTTCCAGTTTCCTCATTTGGATTATCTTGTACCAAACTTCACAATG GCTGCAAGAATCCTTGCTAATTTAATTGTCATGGGCACTACAATATTGGCAAGGTCTTTTGTTCAAGCATATCGTCAGGCACTGGCGA ATGCCTCGAAGAATGGGGTTGCTCAAGAAGCAGTACAGAATATCAAAAGAGCTAGTAAAACCATGACTGAAGCAGAGGCAAGGCAGATTCTCGGTGTCACTGAGAATTCATCGTGGGAAGAAATCGTGCAG AGATATGACAATTTATTCGAGCGGAACGCTAAAAACGGAAGCTTTTACCTTCAATCAAAGGTTCATAGAGCTAAAGAGTGTTTAGAAGCAATTCACCAACCTAAAGAACCAGAGGAAAAGTAA
- the LOC107849390 gene encoding mitochondrial import inner membrane translocase subunit PAM16 like 1 isoform X2, translating to MQDKGSTYTRSMQSKVHFQFPHLDYLVPNFTMAARILANLIVMGTTILARSFVQAYRQALANASKNGVAQEAVQNIKRASKTMTEAEARQILGVTENSSWEEIVQRYDNLFERNAKNGSFYLQSKVHRAKECLEAIHQPKEPEEK from the exons GTTCATTTCCAGTTTCCTCATTTGGATTATCTTGTACCAAACTTCACAATG GCTGCAAGAATCCTTGCTAATTTAATTGTCATGGGCACTACAATATTGGCAAGGTCTTTTGTTCAAGCATATCGTCAGGCACTGGCGA ATGCCTCGAAGAATGGGGTTGCTCAAGAAGCAGTACAGAATATCAAAAGAGCTAGTAAAACCATGACTGAAGCAGAGGCAAGGCAGATTCTCGGTGTCACTGAGAATTCATCGTGGGAAGAAATCGTGCAG AGATATGACAATTTATTCGAGCGGAACGCTAAAAACGGAAGCTTTTACCTTCAATCAAAGGTTCATAGAGCTAAAGAGTGTTTAGAAGCAATTCACCAACCTAAAGAACCAGAGGAAAAGTAA
- the LOC107849390 gene encoding mitochondrial import inner membrane translocase subunit PAM16 like 2 isoform X4, giving the protein MAARILANLIVMGTTILARSFVQAYRQALANASKNGVAQEAVQNIKRASKTMTEAEARQILGVTENSSWEEIVQRYDNLFERNAKNGSFYLQSKVHRAKECLEAIHQPKEPEEK; this is encoded by the exons ATG GCTGCAAGAATCCTTGCTAATTTAATTGTCATGGGCACTACAATATTGGCAAGGTCTTTTGTTCAAGCATATCGTCAGGCACTGGCGA ATGCCTCGAAGAATGGGGTTGCTCAAGAAGCAGTACAGAATATCAAAAGAGCTAGTAAAACCATGACTGAAGCAGAGGCAAGGCAGATTCTCGGTGTCACTGAGAATTCATCGTGGGAAGAAATCGTGCAG AGATATGACAATTTATTCGAGCGGAACGCTAAAAACGGAAGCTTTTACCTTCAATCAAAGGTTCATAGAGCTAAAGAGTGTTTAGAAGCAATTCACCAACCTAAAGAACCAGAGGAAAAGTAA
- the LOC124898920 gene encoding uncharacterized protein LOC124898920 translates to MGVWEDSGDMDSMWDRAVGCIKESAKEVLGVSRGWSGRYRGDWWWNEDVKKKVETKKTAYVKLVESRDEEEKRVSEAIRKMRRGRATGLDEILVDFWKFSSVAGLRWLTNLFNNIFKSVKMPEA, encoded by the exons ATGGGGGTTTGGGAGGATAGCGGTGacatggatagtatgtgggatagggctgtgGGATGCATCAAAGAATCTGCTAAAGaagtgttgggtgtctcgaggggTTGGTCGGGCCGTTAtcgaggggattggtggtggaatgaagatgttaagaagaaggtggagacAAAGAAGACGGCTTATgttaagttggtggagagtaggGATGAAGAGGAGAAACGG GTCAgcgaggctattcgcaagatgcgaaggggcaGGGCGACGGGGCTCGACGAGattctggtggatttttggaagttttctagcGTGGCTGGGTTAAGGTGGCTGACCAAcctgtttaacaatattttcaagtccGTGAAGATGCCTGAGGCGTag